Genomic window (Ananas comosus cultivar F153 linkage group 16, ASM154086v1, whole genome shotgun sequence):
CCATGATCGGATTATATCCAAGCATTTCGGTGATACAGTTTTCGTGGGGAGAGAACAAGCTGAGTCACCAGAATGTACGCCGGCCTGCTCAATGTGCTCCATAATTCCACCAATCACCACCATCCCATTGGAGTCTGCCAATGCATCAACATCAATTTCAATCGCATCGCTGAGATACTTGTCAACCAAAACTGGACGGTCAGGATCGACTTCGACAGCAGTTTCAAGATACGTTATGAGTTTATCATCACTGTAAACAATTTCCATAGCGCGTCCACCTAATACATAAGAAGGGCGCACCACAACCGGGTATCCAATTTCGGAAGCAATTTGTATGGCATCTGATTCACTTTTCGCTATGCCTCCCTTAGGTTGCTCAATTTTGAGTTCATTCAGAATTGCATTAAATCTTTCTCTGTCTTCAGCAGCATCGATAGAATCAGGTGATGTTCCCCATACTTGAACGAGGCCTATTCCATTTGCAGGGACCAATTTTTGTTCTTCTAAATAGCGTTGTAAAGGAAGAGCGAGCTTTAGAGGAGTTTGTCCACCAAATTGCACAATTATGCCATTAGGACGCTCCAAATCAATGACGTTTAGTACATCCTCAACTGTTAAAGGTTCAAAATATAAACGGTCGCTGGTATCATAATCAGTGGAAACCGTCTCTGGATTCGAGTTCATCATGATTGCCTCGTACCCATCCTAACAACAAATGTAAAACAGTAAGAAGCCAGCCAGCCAATATTTATAAGCGtgatcacacacacacacacacacacacacacacacacacacacacacataaatatAGTGAGGGTTAAGCTAgaatgctattagtagcaaatgaactacgttgccacccatttgttttcagtgatagagccttcaaatcaaacgatcggcaccgttgaacatgtgATCTATATCACTAAACCATAAAACATGCATTCGTTAGTTGTTACATTACCTAGATAGCAGATTTTACTATACGTCGCTGAACTTTAACAATCTTAAGTTTGGTACCCAATTTTAGTGTACGTTAGATTAAAGTACCTTTATCAGAACTTAACAGCAATTTTTTCTTTGACGGCATATTCTGTGACCTAACAGTATATGCTGTCTTTGATGGTAACTGTTAAGTTACACCAGAACTTGATGGAATTCCCTGAAACCATAAGTAATGAAAAGTCTggcaataaaatcaaaattcttgaAGTCCTGTTTTCTCTTTCAAAATCTTTAGTTAAGACAAGATCTGTATGTTTTTACCAATGAAAAGAGAAACAGTGAAGGCCGCACAAAATGACAACTGCCTAATCTTAATAGCAAACAAACCTGTCGAAGAGCAAATGAAGCATGGCAACAGCAGTAGTCAAACTCAATTCCCTGGCCAATTCTGTTAGGTCCACCACCCAATATCAACACCTTCTTCTTTTCGGTCGGAGCTGATTCACATTCAAACTCATAAGAAGAGTACATGTAGGGAGTGTTGGCCTCAAATTCCGCAGCACATGTATCAACCCGCTTGTATGCTGGAATCACACCTAGTTCCAACCGCCTCGACCTAACCTGATTCTCACTAGAACGAGTTGCATAACCAATCTGTTTATCACTGAAACCCCTCCTCTTCACCTCATAAAAATCACCTTTTGATAGCTCGTTTAAACTCCTTGTCAACAGAAACTGTTCTACATCTACAAGCTCTTTGAGCTCCGTGAGAAACCATTTGTCAATATAGCTGAGCTCGTGAATCTCCTCTACCTTCATTCCCTTCTTAAGTGCTGCGTAAATTGCATGAATTCGATCGGGATTTGGAACGCGGAGGCTGTACTTCAATTGTTCCCAGTCCCAGTCGAGTTCCTTGACCGGCCCACAGCCCCAGCCTGCATAGCCCAACTCTAAAGATCGAACAGCTTTTTGAAAGGACTCCTGGAAAGTTCGGCCCAAAGCCATTGCTTCACCGACTGATTTCATCTGGGTAGTTAATATTGGCTGGGAGCCAGGAAATTTCTCAAAAGCAAAGCGTGGAATCTGCATCAGAGATATAAAGAGCATTAAAAAATTGatacagaaaacaaaaaaaaatgtggcAAATAAAGATGTACGAACAGGCTTATACAGGCAGTTCAATCAAGGTACAATGGTTCAAACTACAATTAGATACTCAAATACATTAGTAGCATGACTGTGCCAAAATCCAAAGAAGAAGAGATCGGTAGAACTGAACATCACAAGTATCTAATCTAAAACGAACTCTGCCACAAGCCTAAAAAAGGTGAAGTCCAGAATATTGCCGCATGAATATACCATGTATATCTAAGAACATAGAATATGGAAAGAAGTGATTGCAGgacaataaaaaatttcttcccCAAACCCTGAATAAGTTCTAGAAAAGCCCTGCTTTtcctataaattttgaaaactcaGCCGTAGGCTCCGCACTTGGAAGTATAATAAGCAAGCCTACAGGAACCAATCATATTGCATGAGATGCCAATGATACCAACCTTACGTCTTCCATTTCCAGCACTTTTGAAACAAACAGAAAATAATAAAGGCACACTCGACAGCACTAAGTATTCAAACAAAAGTGTTCCTATAAAAGAAATCAGACACCTATCTATAGGAAGAGGAGATGCTAAGAACTAAGAAAGGGGACAAAAAGATCATACCTTGGTGACCACATAGTCAATGGACGGCTCGAAACTCGCAGGAGTCTTCTTCGTAATATCGTTCGGAATCTGATCGAGTGTGTATCCCACCGAAAGCTTTGCCGCCATTTTGGCGATGGGGAATCCCGTAGCCTTCGATGCGAGAGCCGACGATCTCGAAACCCGGGGGTTCATCTCTATGACCATCACCTCCCCGTCGGCCGGATTCACCGCAAACTGCACGTTGGACCCGCCGCACTCCACTCCGATCTCCCTTATGATAGCCACAGAGTAATCCCTGAGCCTCTGGTACTCCTTGTCGGTGAGGGTCTGCGCGGGAGCGACGGTGATTGAATCCCCTGTGTGGACGCCCATGGCGTCGATGTTCTCGATGGAGCAGATGATGACGACGTTGTCGGCGAGGTCGCGCATGACCTCGAGCTCGTACTCCTTCCACCCGAGGAGGGACTTTTCGACGAGCACCTGGGTGGTGAGGCTGGCGGCGAGGCCGGCGCGGCAGATGGCCTCGAACTCGTCGCGGTTGTAGGCGATGCCGCCGCCAGTGCCGCCGAGGGTGAACGCGGGGCGGACGATGAGTGGGAAGCCGCCGATGCCGTCGGCGATGGCGAAGCACTCCTCGAGGGTGGTGCCGATGCCGGAGGGCGGGGTCTTGAGGCCGATGCGGTCCATGGCGCGCTTGAAGAGGTCGCGGTCCTCGGCGGCGCGGATGGCCGGGAGGGAGGCGCCGATGAGGCGGACGCCGTGGCGGTCGAGGGCGCCGGAGTCGGAGAGGGCGACGGCGAGGTTGAGGGCGGTTTGGCCGCCCATGGTGGGGAGGAGGGCGTCGGGGCGCTCCTCGGCGATGACCTGCTCGACGAGGTCGGGGGTCATGGGGCCGACGTAGGTACGGTGGGCGAGGTCGGGGTCGGTCATGATGGTGGCGGGGTTGGAGTTGACAAGCACCACCTCGTAGCCCTCGTCGCGGAGGGCCTTGCACGCCTGGGTCCCCGAGTAGTCGAACTCGCACGCTTGCCCGATCACGATCGGTCCCGCGCCCAGGATCATGATCTTCCTAATGTCCGTGCGCTTCCCCCCGCGCCGCGGAGCCTCCGTACCATCCTCGGAAGCCGACGaagccctaaccctagattGGGAGGAGGAGGCGCGGAGGTGGGGGAGGCGGGAGCGGAgcttggcggcggcggaggggcggAGGAGGGCTACAGAGCAAGGGGAGGGCGAGAGGAGGCGATGTTGCTTGAgcgggaggagggaggagggaggTGACCGGATCCGAGTGTGGTTGGGGAGCGCCATGGATGGAGAAGGGAAGCGtagtcgtcgtcttcttcctcttcctcgctCGTGCCTCGTCTCCGGGTGCGCTTTTACTGCtcagagaggagaggagaggtgtAGGGTTTTTTTGGGACTTAAAAAAGGATGCAGAGAGTGGACGGTTCAGATTTGCGGTGCGATTCTGATGTGGCCTTTTTGATCCTCGATTATGCCGAACCCTGTCCCCCGTAGTCCTACTGATCCAATTGCCTGGGGTGCGTGCAATGCAGAACAGCTAATCCAACCGTCCATCTTTAATGTCATAATGATTGCTATAATAACATATGGCGTTTCAACGGTTGAGATCCACTTCTCTTTTTAATAATTGGTTCGATCAATCATTATCTACTTTGGCACGTCAAGCatccaaaattaaattggaAAGGATAATTGAAAGGGATTAAATAAGATTACGATTTGATAAATATAATTCAATTCGGATtggattataaatttttttattagaataaattacttaaattttaaagtgaaTTTATTTGTCCAATTTTTGTCTCTTAAAAgttgctttatatatatatatatatatatatatatatatatatatatatatataattaaacttgTATGTTgaagtataaatttaaattcacaatTGAATTCAACCTTAAACTAGAAAAGTAAAATTGCAAATTCAAATTGtgctttttaaaataaatttcttaaaaatttgaCTTAGATTTTGAACAAGTTTCACCATGGGATTGGGTGATGGGTGATGGATCTGCTAAGTCTAATCCCAGGGTATTAGCTAATCCCGTGGTGAGGGGATTGTTCCCCTAGACCGGACTAATTTTAATCCAATCCCGTACAAATTCGATGCTCCAAAAACGCTCTTAGTAGTAGCTTAGCAAATGCTGAGCTCATTCAATTCTACGAGATTGAAGGTTTGTTTTACTAAATGAACCGATCGTAAtctatcaaatcaaataatataatttatttgaagagaaagatagtatattattcgttttatttatattttaaaaatataaattcagctaaaaatgtaaagtaattagatttcgaatttaaaatctatcACTCTTTTGTCACTAGCCAGAAGAACCC
Coding sequences:
- the LOC109722189 gene encoding carbamoyl-phosphate synthase large chain, chloroplastic; protein product: MALPNHTRIRSPPSSLLPLKQHRLLSPSPCSVALLRPSAAAKLRSRLPHLRASSSQSRVRASSASEDGTEAPRRGGKRTDIRKIMILGAGPIVIGQACEFDYSGTQACKALRDEGYEVVLVNSNPATIMTDPDLAHRTYVGPMTPDLVEQVIAEERPDALLPTMGGQTALNLAVALSDSGALDRHGVRLIGASLPAIRAAEDRDLFKRAMDRIGLKTPPSGIGTTLEECFAIADGIGGFPLIVRPAFTLGGTGGGIAYNRDEFEAICRAGLAASLTTQVLVEKSLLGWKEYELEVMRDLADNVVIICSIENIDAMGVHTGDSITVAPAQTLTDKEYQRLRDYSVAIIREIGVECGGSNVQFAVNPADGEVMVIEMNPRVSRSSALASKATGFPIAKMAAKLSVGYTLDQIPNDITKKTPASFEPSIDYVVTKIPRFAFEKFPGSQPILTTQMKSVGEAMALGRTFQESFQKAVRSLELGYAGWGCGPVKELDWDWEQLKYSLRVPNPDRIHAIYAALKKGMKVEEIHELSYIDKWFLTELKELVDVEQFLLTRSLNELSKGDFYEVKRRGFSDKQIGYATRSSENQVRSRRLELGVIPAYKRVDTCAAEFEANTPYMYSSYEFECESAPTEKKKVLILGGGPNRIGQGIEFDYCCCHASFALRQDGYEAIMMNSNPETVSTDYDTSDRLYFEPLTVEDVLNVIDLERPNGIIVQFGGQTPLKLALPLQRYLEEQKLVPANGIGLVQVWGTSPDSIDAAEDRERFNAILNELKIEQPKGGIAKSESDAIQIASEIGYPVVVRPSYVLGGRAMEIVYSDDKLITYLETAVEVDPDRPVLVDKYLSDAIEIDVDALADSNGMVVIGGIMEHIEQAGVHSGDSACSLPTKTVSPKCLDIIRSWTTKLAERLNVCGLMNCQYAIMASGDVYLLEANPRASRTVPFVSKAIGHPLAKYASLVMSGKSLQELGFTREIVPKHVSVKEAVLPFEKFQGCDVLLGPEMRSTGEVMGIDFEFPLAFAKAQIAAGQKLPVSGTVFLSLNDLTKPHLASIARGFRELGFDIVATSGTARVLQLEGIEVQPVLKMHEGRPHAGDMLANGEIQVMVITSSGDALDSIDGRQLRRMALAYKIPIITTVAGALATVEAIRSLKQSSIKMLALQDYFQPSEVVHDLQAASSSA